In the Perca flavescens isolate YP-PL-M2 chromosome 20, PFLA_1.0, whole genome shotgun sequence genome, one interval contains:
- the dcdc2c gene encoding doublecortin domain-containing protein 2 isoform X1, with translation MPGTARRGELPPTRTIIVYKNGDAFFSGRKIVVNPRYLSTFDNFLTFLTRGIEAPFGAVRRLYTPREGHKVQHLDDLKHGSVYVAAGNEQFKKLDYCEITTKKPQKKKKEQIRPVVHSRIVVSARWKITTDESCTINVFTNGDALVAPARIRIPKYTLRSWENVLAMVTEKVRLRTGAVFRLCTLDGRPVCGPTELENNQYYVAVGAEKFKALPYDHYDPCRDLIKETNVIKQYDTNDFCQDILPAIRKTRHPKDVFAHTGFREDLEHTARGQLKKQAKPERTKQQRQVSRNPVLFSTGEGSVFNAQNKRSEMAGAAEVQEDRQVKVDLPIDQVEAKIVDEEYENGSCSVSPRKASLHDSDNLRLQRSLSAGSRKDEAKEREASSKLCRIRSRVSRIFKEKMKPEHSLL, from the exons aTGCCGGGCACAGCAAGGAGAGGTGAACTGCCGCCGACCAGAACAATAATTGTCTACAAGAACGGAGACGCTTTCTTTTCCGGAAGAAAAATAGTTGTGAATCCGCGGTATTTGTCAACCTTTGACAAttttttgacctttttgacCAGAGGGATTGAGGCTCCGTTTGGCGCCGTGAGAAGGCTGTACACTCCCAGAGAGGGCCACAAAGTTCAGCATTTGGACGACTTGAAGCATGGGAGTGTATATGTTGCAGCCGGAAATGAGCAGTTCAAAAAGCTGGA CTATTGTGAGATAACAACAAAGAAgccacagaaaaagaaaaaagaacag ATCCGACCTGTTGTTCACAGCAGAATAGTAGTTTCTGCTCGCTGGAAGATAACTACAGACGAATCTTGCACTATAAA TGTCTTTACCAATGGCGATGCCTTGGTTGCTCCAGCTCGAATACGGATCCCAAAGTATACTCTTAGAAGCTGGGAAAATGTTTTAGCCATGGTGACAGAGAAAGTGCGTCTTCGCACTGGTGCAGTGTTCAG GCTTTGCACATTAGATGGACGTCCTGTCTGCGGCCCCACTGAACTGGAGAACAATCAGTACTATGTCGCAGTTGGTGCTGAAAAGTTTAAAGCTCTCCCATATGATCACTACGACCCCTGCAGGGATTTAATCAAGGAAACCAACGTGATCAAACAGTATGACACCAATGATTTTTG CCAAGACATCCTACCTGCTATTAGAAAGACAAGACATCCAAAGGATGTG TTTGCTCACACAGGCTTTAGAGAGGACCTTGAGCACACAGCCAGGGGGCAGTTGAAGAAACAAGCCAAACCGGAGAGAACCAAACAACAGAGGCAGGTGTCCAGAAACCCAGTTCTCTTCTCGACAGGGG AGGGCAGTGTGTTCAATGcacaaaacaaaagaagtgAGATGGCAGGAGCAGCGGAGGTGCAGGAAGACCGCCAGGTGAAGGTGGACCTGCCTATTGATCAG GTTGAGGCCAAGATAGTTGACGAGGAGTATGAGAATGGGAGTTGTTCTGTGAGTCCCCGCAAGGCCTCCCTCCATGATTCAGACAACTTGCGTTTGCAGAGGTCTTTGTCTGCAGGTTCCAGGAAGGAT GAGGCTAAAGAGAGGGAGGCGTCTTCCAAGCTTTGCAGAATACGGTCACGGGTCTCCCGGATTTTCAAGG AAAAAATGAAACCTGAACATTCATTGCTCTGA
- the dcdc2c gene encoding doublecortin domain-containing protein 2 isoform X2 has protein sequence MPGTARRGELPPTRTIIVYKNGDAFFSGRKIVVNPRYLSTFDNFLTFLTRGIEAPFGAVRRLYTPREGHKVQHLDDLKHGSVYVAAGNEQFKKLDYCEITTKKPQKKKKEQIRPVVHSRIVVSARWKITTDESCTINVFTNGDALVAPARIRIPKYTLRSWENVLAMVTEKVRLRTGAVFRLCTLDGRPVCGPTELENNQYYVAVGAEKFKALPYDHYDPCRDLIKETNVIKHQDILPAIRKTRHPKDVFAHTGFREDLEHTARGQLKKQAKPERTKQQRQVSRNPVLFSTGEGSVFNAQNKRSEMAGAAEVQEDRQVKVDLPIDQVEAKIVDEEYENGSCSVSPRKASLHDSDNLRLQRSLSAGSRKDEAKEREASSKLCRIRSRVSRIFKEKMKPEHSLL, from the exons aTGCCGGGCACAGCAAGGAGAGGTGAACTGCCGCCGACCAGAACAATAATTGTCTACAAGAACGGAGACGCTTTCTTTTCCGGAAGAAAAATAGTTGTGAATCCGCGGTATTTGTCAACCTTTGACAAttttttgacctttttgacCAGAGGGATTGAGGCTCCGTTTGGCGCCGTGAGAAGGCTGTACACTCCCAGAGAGGGCCACAAAGTTCAGCATTTGGACGACTTGAAGCATGGGAGTGTATATGTTGCAGCCGGAAATGAGCAGTTCAAAAAGCTGGA CTATTGTGAGATAACAACAAAGAAgccacagaaaaagaaaaaagaacag ATCCGACCTGTTGTTCACAGCAGAATAGTAGTTTCTGCTCGCTGGAAGATAACTACAGACGAATCTTGCACTATAAA TGTCTTTACCAATGGCGATGCCTTGGTTGCTCCAGCTCGAATACGGATCCCAAAGTATACTCTTAGAAGCTGGGAAAATGTTTTAGCCATGGTGACAGAGAAAGTGCGTCTTCGCACTGGTGCAGTGTTCAG GCTTTGCACATTAGATGGACGTCCTGTCTGCGGCCCCACTGAACTGGAGAACAATCAGTACTATGTCGCAGTTGGTGCTGAAAAGTTTAAAGCTCTCCCATATGATCACTACGACCCCTGCAGGGATTTAATCAAGGAAACCAACGTGATCAAACA CCAAGACATCCTACCTGCTATTAGAAAGACAAGACATCCAAAGGATGTG TTTGCTCACACAGGCTTTAGAGAGGACCTTGAGCACACAGCCAGGGGGCAGTTGAAGAAACAAGCCAAACCGGAGAGAACCAAACAACAGAGGCAGGTGTCCAGAAACCCAGTTCTCTTCTCGACAGGGG AGGGCAGTGTGTTCAATGcacaaaacaaaagaagtgAGATGGCAGGAGCAGCGGAGGTGCAGGAAGACCGCCAGGTGAAGGTGGACCTGCCTATTGATCAG GTTGAGGCCAAGATAGTTGACGAGGAGTATGAGAATGGGAGTTGTTCTGTGAGTCCCCGCAAGGCCTCCCTCCATGATTCAGACAACTTGCGTTTGCAGAGGTCTTTGTCTGCAGGTTCCAGGAAGGAT GAGGCTAAAGAGAGGGAGGCGTCTTCCAAGCTTTGCAGAATACGGTCACGGGTCTCCCGGATTTTCAAGG AAAAAATGAAACCTGAACATTCATTGCTCTGA
- the dcdc2c gene encoding doublecortin domain-containing protein 2 isoform X4, with translation MGVYMLQPEMSSSKSWSRYHALSYCEITTKKPQKKKKEQIRPVVHSRIVVSARWKITTDESCTINVFTNGDALVAPARIRIPKYTLRSWENVLAMVTEKVRLRTGAVFRLCTLDGRPVCGPTELENNQYYVAVGAEKFKALPYDHYDPCRDLIKETNVIKQYDTNDFCQDILPAIRKTRHPKDVFAHTGFREDLEHTARGQLKKQAKPERTKQQRQVSRNPVLFSTGEGSVFNAQNKRSEMAGAAEVQEDRQVKVDLPIDQVEAKIVDEEYENGSCSVSPRKASLHDSDNLRLQRSLSAGSRKDEAKEREASSKLCRIRSRVSRIFKEKMKPEHSLL, from the exons ATGGGAGTGTATATGTTGCAGCCGGAAATGAGCAGTTCAAAAAGCTGGAGTAGGTACCATGCTTTAAG CTATTGTGAGATAACAACAAAGAAgccacagaaaaagaaaaaagaacag ATCCGACCTGTTGTTCACAGCAGAATAGTAGTTTCTGCTCGCTGGAAGATAACTACAGACGAATCTTGCACTATAAA TGTCTTTACCAATGGCGATGCCTTGGTTGCTCCAGCTCGAATACGGATCCCAAAGTATACTCTTAGAAGCTGGGAAAATGTTTTAGCCATGGTGACAGAGAAAGTGCGTCTTCGCACTGGTGCAGTGTTCAG GCTTTGCACATTAGATGGACGTCCTGTCTGCGGCCCCACTGAACTGGAGAACAATCAGTACTATGTCGCAGTTGGTGCTGAAAAGTTTAAAGCTCTCCCATATGATCACTACGACCCCTGCAGGGATTTAATCAAGGAAACCAACGTGATCAAACAGTATGACACCAATGATTTTTG CCAAGACATCCTACCTGCTATTAGAAAGACAAGACATCCAAAGGATGTG TTTGCTCACACAGGCTTTAGAGAGGACCTTGAGCACACAGCCAGGGGGCAGTTGAAGAAACAAGCCAAACCGGAGAGAACCAAACAACAGAGGCAGGTGTCCAGAAACCCAGTTCTCTTCTCGACAGGGG AGGGCAGTGTGTTCAATGcacaaaacaaaagaagtgAGATGGCAGGAGCAGCGGAGGTGCAGGAAGACCGCCAGGTGAAGGTGGACCTGCCTATTGATCAG GTTGAGGCCAAGATAGTTGACGAGGAGTATGAGAATGGGAGTTGTTCTGTGAGTCCCCGCAAGGCCTCCCTCCATGATTCAGACAACTTGCGTTTGCAGAGGTCTTTGTCTGCAGGTTCCAGGAAGGAT GAGGCTAAAGAGAGGGAGGCGTCTTCCAAGCTTTGCAGAATACGGTCACGGGTCTCCCGGATTTTCAAGG AAAAAATGAAACCTGAACATTCATTGCTCTGA
- the dcdc2c gene encoding doublecortin domain-containing protein 2 isoform X3 produces the protein MPGTARRGELPPTRTIIVYKNGDAFFSGRKIVVNPRYLSTFDNFLTFLTRGIEAPFGAVRRLYTPREGHKVQHLDDLKHGSVYVAAGNEQFKKLDYCEITTKKPQKKKKEQIRPVVHSRIVVSARWKITTDESCTINVFTNGDALVAPARIRIPKYTLRSWENVLAMVTEKVRLRTGAVFRLCTLDGRPVCGPTELENNQYYVAVGAEKFKALPYDHYDPCRDLIKETNVIKQYDTNDFCQDILPAIRKTRHPKDVFAHTGFREDLEHTARGQLKKQAKPERTKQQRQVSRNPVLFSTGEGSVFNAQNKRSEMAGAAEVQEDRQVKVDLPIDQVEAKIVDEEYENGSCSVSPRKASLHDSDNLRLQRSLSAGSRKDKK, from the exons aTGCCGGGCACAGCAAGGAGAGGTGAACTGCCGCCGACCAGAACAATAATTGTCTACAAGAACGGAGACGCTTTCTTTTCCGGAAGAAAAATAGTTGTGAATCCGCGGTATTTGTCAACCTTTGACAAttttttgacctttttgacCAGAGGGATTGAGGCTCCGTTTGGCGCCGTGAGAAGGCTGTACACTCCCAGAGAGGGCCACAAAGTTCAGCATTTGGACGACTTGAAGCATGGGAGTGTATATGTTGCAGCCGGAAATGAGCAGTTCAAAAAGCTGGA CTATTGTGAGATAACAACAAAGAAgccacagaaaaagaaaaaagaacag ATCCGACCTGTTGTTCACAGCAGAATAGTAGTTTCTGCTCGCTGGAAGATAACTACAGACGAATCTTGCACTATAAA TGTCTTTACCAATGGCGATGCCTTGGTTGCTCCAGCTCGAATACGGATCCCAAAGTATACTCTTAGAAGCTGGGAAAATGTTTTAGCCATGGTGACAGAGAAAGTGCGTCTTCGCACTGGTGCAGTGTTCAG GCTTTGCACATTAGATGGACGTCCTGTCTGCGGCCCCACTGAACTGGAGAACAATCAGTACTATGTCGCAGTTGGTGCTGAAAAGTTTAAAGCTCTCCCATATGATCACTACGACCCCTGCAGGGATTTAATCAAGGAAACCAACGTGATCAAACAGTATGACACCAATGATTTTTG CCAAGACATCCTACCTGCTATTAGAAAGACAAGACATCCAAAGGATGTG TTTGCTCACACAGGCTTTAGAGAGGACCTTGAGCACACAGCCAGGGGGCAGTTGAAGAAACAAGCCAAACCGGAGAGAACCAAACAACAGAGGCAGGTGTCCAGAAACCCAGTTCTCTTCTCGACAGGGG AGGGCAGTGTGTTCAATGcacaaaacaaaagaagtgAGATGGCAGGAGCAGCGGAGGTGCAGGAAGACCGCCAGGTGAAGGTGGACCTGCCTATTGATCAG GTTGAGGCCAAGATAGTTGACGAGGAGTATGAGAATGGGAGTTGTTCTGTGAGTCCCCGCAAGGCCTCCCTCCATGATTCAGACAACTTGCGTTTGCAGAGGTCTTTGTCTGCAGGTTCCAGGAAGGAT AAAAAATGA